In Eleutherodactylus coqui strain aEleCoq1 chromosome 4, aEleCoq1.hap1, whole genome shotgun sequence, the following are encoded in one genomic region:
- the MORN4 gene encoding MORN repeat-containing protein 4, which yields MTLIKGSFTYSTGEEYHGEWREGRRHGLGQLLFADGAIYIGQFENGLFSGYGVLTFPDGSRYEGEFIQGKFQGAGVFTRYDLMKYEGEFKGGRVEGYGLLTFSDGSHGMPRNEGLFENNKLVKREKCQAVIQRAVSASKASCCLAANQV from the exons ATGACCCTGATTAAAGGCTCCTTTACATATTCCACCGGGGAAGAGTATCATGGAGAATGGAGAGAAG GTCGGAGGCATGGCCTTGGTCAGTTACTATTTGCTGATGGAGCGATCTATATAGGACAGTTTGAGAATGGACTTTTCAGCGGTTATGGGGTTCTGACCTTTCCGGATGGCTCCAG GTACGAAGGAGAGTTCATTCAAGGAAAGTTCCAAGGAGCGGGTGTGTTCACTAGGTACGACCTGATGAAATACGAGGGTGAATTCAAAGGGGGTCGCGTCGAGGGCTATG GTCTTTTGACGTTTTCCGACGGTTCCCATGGAATGCCGAGAAACGAAGGCCTCTTTGAGAACAATAAACTGGTTAAGAGAGAGAAATGTCAGGCTGTAATCCAGAGGGCCGTAAGTGCCTCCAAAGCGTCCTGCTGCCTGGCTGCCAACCAAGTCTAG